A region of Pseudomonas cavernicola DNA encodes the following proteins:
- a CDS encoding RidA family protein, whose protein sequence is MSKSVITSEQAPAAIGTYSQAIKAGNTVYMSGQIPLDPKTMELVEGFEAQTVQVFENLKAVAEAAGGSFKDIVKLNIFLTDLSHFAKVNEVMGRYFQQPYPARAAIGVAALPRGAQVEMDAILVIE, encoded by the coding sequence ATGAGCAAGAGCGTTATCACTTCCGAGCAGGCCCCGGCCGCTATCGGCACCTACTCCCAGGCTATCAAGGCCGGTAACACCGTCTACATGTCCGGGCAGATCCCGCTCGACCCGAAGACCATGGAGCTGGTGGAAGGCTTTGAAGCGCAGACCGTGCAGGTGTTCGAGAACCTTAAAGCCGTGGCTGAAGCCGCTGGTGGTTCGTTCAAAGACATCGTCAAGCTGAACATCTTCCTCACCGACCTGTCGCACTTCGCCAAGGTCAACGAGGTCATGGGCCGCTACTTCCAGCAGCCCTACCCGGCGCGCGCCGCCATCGGCGTAGCCGCTCTGCCGCGCGGTGCCCAGGTGGAAATGGACGCTATTCTAGTCATCGAGTAA
- a CDS encoding LysE family translocator: MVALFLLVASTHFAALLSPGPDFFLLLRTALLRGRRQADGCAAGIALANLFSMLLVWLTLSLLPAEGGWVWRLLQGCGGAYFVGLGVQAFSAHRQLVLPEHGSEVLGRWRVGLAQGLLASSLNPKLPIFYAGLFGVLREAAMPGWELALCMLWMGAVVLGWDLALVRLLSQPRWRSWLQRRVGLLDRLCGGLLLILGVYLLLGALSRS; the protein is encoded by the coding sequence ATGGTTGCGCTTTTTCTGCTGGTTGCCAGCACTCACTTCGCGGCGTTGTTATCACCGGGGCCGGATTTTTTTCTGCTGCTGCGCACGGCCTTGCTGCGGGGGCGTCGGCAAGCAGACGGCTGTGCGGCAGGCATCGCCCTGGCCAATCTGTTCAGCATGCTGTTGGTATGGCTGACGCTGAGTCTGCTGCCGGCTGAAGGGGGCTGGGTTTGGCGATTGTTGCAGGGCTGCGGTGGCGCTTACTTCGTCGGGCTTGGCGTGCAGGCGTTTAGCGCGCATCGCCAGTTGGTGTTACCGGAGCACGGGTCGGAGGTGCTCGGTCGCTGGCGCGTCGGTTTGGCTCAAGGCCTGCTGGCCAGCAGCTTGAATCCCAAGTTGCCGATCTTCTATGCGGGGTTGTTCGGTGTGCTGCGTGAAGCGGCCATGCCAGGTTGGGAACTGGCGCTGTGCATGCTGTGGATGGGCGCGGTGGTGCTAGGTTGGGATCTAGCCTTAGTGCGTTTGCTCAGCCAACCGCGCTGGCGAAGCTGGTTGCAGCGGCGGGTAGGGCTGCTGGATCGGCTCTGCGGTGGGTTGTTGCTGATCCTGGGCGTTTACCTGCTGCTCGGCGCGCTATCGCGGTCTTAA
- the gmk gene encoding guanylate kinase produces the protein MHATTGTLYIISAPSGAGKTSLVKALIDAQTQIRVSVSHTTRGMRPGETDGLNYHFVSRDSFLQMLERNEFLEHAEVFGNLYGTSQRWLEKTLAEGFDLILEIDWQGAQQVRKLMPQAKSIFILPPSQEALRQRLNNRGQDSDAIIEQRMREAVSEMSHYVEYDYLVINDDFATALDDLKAIFRANQLQQLQQQQRFSDLLSQLLA, from the coding sequence ATGCACGCCACCACCGGCACCCTCTACATCATTTCCGCGCCCTCCGGGGCCGGCAAGACCAGCCTGGTCAAAGCCCTGATCGACGCCCAGACGCAGATTCGCGTCTCCGTTTCGCACACCACCCGCGGCATGCGTCCGGGTGAAACGGATGGGCTCAACTATCACTTCGTCAGTCGTGACAGCTTTCTACAAATGCTCGAGCGCAACGAGTTTCTTGAGCACGCGGAAGTCTTCGGCAACCTCTACGGCACCTCGCAGCGCTGGTTGGAAAAGACCCTCGCCGAAGGTTTCGACCTGATTCTGGAAATCGACTGGCAGGGCGCGCAGCAAGTACGCAAGCTGATGCCGCAAGCCAAGTCGATCTTCATCCTGCCGCCCAGCCAGGAAGCCCTGCGCCAGCGCCTGAACAACCGCGGCCAGGACAGCGATGCGATCATCGAACAGCGCATGCGTGAAGCGGTCAGCGAAATGAGCCACTATGTCGAGTATGACTATCTGGTGATTAACGATGACTTCGCCACTGCACTGGACGATCTGAAGGCGATTTTCCGCGCCAATCAGCTCCAACAACTGCAGCAACAGCAACGCTTCAGCGATCTGCTCAGCCAGTTGCTCGCCTAG
- the spoT gene encoding bifunctional GTP diphosphokinase/guanosine-3',5'-bis pyrophosphate 3'-pyrophosphohydrolase: protein MPSIDALADRLSTYLGAEQVNLVRRAYFYAEQAHDGQRRRSGEAYVTHPLAVANILADMHMDHQSLMAAMLHDVIEDTGIAKEALTAQFGETVAELVDGVSKLTQMNFETKAEAQAENFQKMAMAMARDIRVILVKLADRLHNMRTLEVLAGEKRRRIAKETLEIYAPIANRLGMHSMRVEFEELGFKAMHPMRSERIRQAVKRARGNRKEIVNKIEESLTHCLAREGMEGEVIGREKHLYGIYQKMRGKRRAFNEIMDVYAFRIIVDKVDTCYRVLGAVHNLYKPLPGRFKDYIAIPKANGYQSLHTTLFGMHGVPIEIQIRTRDMEEMANNGIAAHWLYKSSEEDQPKGTHARARQWVKGVLEMQQRAGNSLEFIESVKIDLFPDEVYVFTPKGRIMEMPKGSTAVDFAYAVHTDVGNSCIACRINRRLAPLSEPLQSGATVEIVTAPGARPNPAWLNFVVTGKARTHIRHALKLQRRSESISLGERLLNKVLAGFNSHLDKLPTEQVRVVLGEYRLELIEDLLEDIGLGNRMAYVVARRLLASEGEQLPSAEGPLAIRGTEGLVLSYAKCCTPIPGDPIVGHLSAGKGMVVHLDNCKNISEIRHNPEKCIQLSWAKDVVGEFNVELRIELEHQRGLIALLASSVNAADGNIEKISMDERDGRISVVQLVVSVHDRVHLARVIKKLRALKGVVHISRVRA from the coding sequence TTGCCGAGCATAGACGCCCTCGCCGATCGGCTTTCGACCTACCTCGGCGCCGAGCAGGTCAATCTGGTACGCCGCGCTTATTTCTACGCCGAACAAGCCCACGACGGCCAACGCCGCCGTAGCGGCGAAGCCTACGTCACCCATCCCCTGGCTGTGGCGAATATCCTCGCAGACATGCACATGGATCATCAGAGCCTGATGGCCGCGATGCTGCATGACGTGATCGAAGATACCGGCATCGCCAAAGAAGCGCTGACTGCGCAATTCGGCGAAACCGTCGCCGAACTGGTCGACGGGGTCAGCAAACTGACCCAGATGAACTTCGAGACCAAGGCCGAGGCGCAAGCGGAAAACTTCCAGAAAATGGCCATGGCCATGGCCCGCGATATCCGCGTGATCCTGGTCAAACTGGCCGACCGCCTGCACAACATGCGTACCCTGGAAGTGCTGGCTGGCGAAAAACGCCGACGCATCGCCAAGGAAACCCTGGAAATCTACGCGCCAATCGCTAACCGGCTAGGCATGCACAGCATGCGCGTGGAATTCGAGGAGCTGGGTTTCAAGGCCATGCACCCGATGCGTTCCGAGCGCATCCGCCAGGCGGTCAAACGCGCCCGCGGTAACCGCAAGGAAATCGTCAACAAGATCGAAGAGTCGCTAACCCATTGCCTGGCCCGCGAAGGCATGGAAGGCGAGGTGATCGGCCGCGAGAAACACCTGTACGGCATCTACCAGAAGATGCGCGGCAAGCGCCGGGCGTTCAACGAGATCATGGACGTCTACGCCTTCCGCATCATCGTCGACAAGGTCGATACCTGTTACCGCGTACTCGGCGCCGTACACAATCTCTACAAGCCGCTGCCGGGACGCTTCAAAGATTACATCGCGATTCCCAAGGCCAACGGCTACCAGTCGCTGCACACCACCCTGTTCGGCATGCACGGCGTGCCCATCGAGATCCAGATCCGCACCCGCGATATGGAAGAGATGGCCAACAACGGCATCGCCGCCCATTGGCTGTATAAATCCAGTGAAGAAGACCAGCCCAAAGGCACTCACGCCCGCGCCCGCCAGTGGGTCAAGGGCGTGCTGGAAATGCAGCAACGTGCCGGCAACTCCCTGGAATTCATCGAGAGCGTGAAGATCGACCTGTTCCCCGATGAGGTCTACGTCTTCACGCCCAAGGGCCGGATCATGGAGATGCCGAAAGGCTCGACCGCGGTCGACTTCGCCTATGCCGTACATACCGACGTCGGTAATTCGTGCATCGCCTGCCGGATCAATCGGCGTCTGGCGCCCTTGTCAGAGCCGTTGCAAAGTGGCGCCACGGTGGAAATCGTCACCGCGCCGGGTGCGCGGCCGAACCCAGCCTGGCTCAATTTTGTCGTCACCGGCAAGGCCCGCACCCATATCCGCCATGCGCTGAAACTGCAACGCCGCTCGGAGTCGATCAGCCTCGGCGAGCGGCTGTTGAACAAGGTCCTGGCCGGCTTCAACAGCCATCTGGACAAGCTTCCAACGGAGCAGGTGCGAGTAGTGCTCGGCGAGTATCGCCTGGAGCTTATCGAAGACCTGCTGGAAGACATTGGCCTGGGTAACCGTATGGCCTATGTGGTCGCCCGCCGTTTGTTGGCCAGCGAGGGCGAACAACTGCCGAGCGCCGAAGGCCCACTGGCGATTCGCGGGACCGAAGGCCTGGTGCTGAGCTACGCCAAGTGCTGCACGCCGATCCCTGGCGACCCGATCGTCGGTCACCTGTCCGCAGGTAAAGGCATGGTGGTGCATCTGGACAACTGCAAGAACATCAGCGAAATCCGCCACAACCCGGAAAAGTGCATTCAACTGTCCTGGGCCAAGGATGTGGTCGGCGAGTTCAACGTCGAGCTGCGCATCGAACTGGAGCACCAGCGCGGCTTGATCGCCCTGCTGGCCAGCAGCGTCAACGCCGCCGACGGCAACATCGAAAAAATCAGCATGGATGAGCGCGATGGGCGCATTAGCGTGGTTCAGTTGGTCGTCAGCGTGCACGACCGCGTCCACTTGGCCCGCGTGATCAAAAAGCTGCGCGCCCTGAAAGGGGTGGTGCACATCTCCCGCGTGCGTGCGTAG
- the rpoZ gene encoding DNA-directed RNA polymerase subunit omega produces the protein MARVTVEDCLDNVDNRFELVMLATKRSRQLATGGKEPKVAWENDKPTVVALREIAAGLIDYNVIAEEEIVDDEPLFGSFEDEANEAL, from the coding sequence ATGGCTCGCGTTACCGTTGAAGATTGCCTGGACAACGTCGATAACCGCTTCGAGCTGGTCATGCTCGCTACCAAGCGCTCTCGCCAGCTGGCTACCGGTGGCAAAGAACCCAAGGTAGCTTGGGAAAACGACAAGCCGACCGTGGTCGCCTTGCGCGAAATCGCTGCCGGCCTGATCGATTACAACGTGATCGCCGAGGAAGAAATCGTCGATGACGAGCCGCTGTTCGGTTCTTTCGAGGACGAGGCCAACGAGGCCCTGTAA